Proteins found in one Campylobacter concisus genomic segment:
- a CDS encoding glutamate--tRNA ligase family protein: MRLDQGINDYLPPNGGIVSRIAPTPSGFLHAGNAYNFILTYLLTRSANGVLHLRIDDYDLGRYRQEFVQNIFDVLEFLGLEYDKGPISVSDFERNFSFKVRAKRYEDILEKLDEIYICECSRTTKNAYINGIYTKICKNKNLKFIKDKTAIRLSVDEGDPLGKLVAEQMGDFVIYKKDFTPAYNFASVIDDEDMGINLVVRGEDLKACTLAQRYLAKKLNFSFYNANFIHHKLLLKDDKKLSKSSKSPPINLKDSPQIYYKILVNDLGLDIRSADKIQNLLYEFKLKNIAKKFLQSMS, translated from the coding sequence ATGAGGCTAGACCAAGGGATTAATGACTATTTGCCACCAAATGGTGGCATAGTATCCCGCATAGCCCCTACGCCTAGTGGATTTTTGCATGCTGGCAATGCTTATAACTTCATCCTAACTTATCTTTTGACACGTTCGGCAAATGGCGTTTTGCACTTACGTATCGATGACTATGACCTTGGTAGATACCGGCAAGAATTTGTTCAAAATATCTTTGATGTTTTAGAATTTTTAGGGCTTGAATATGATAAAGGTCCAATTAGCGTAAGTGACTTTGAACGTAATTTTAGCTTCAAAGTAAGAGCTAAAAGATACGAAGATATACTTGAAAAACTAGATGAAATTTATATCTGTGAGTGTTCTAGAACTACAAAAAATGCCTACATAAACGGCATTTACACTAAAATTTGTAAAAATAAAAATCTAAAATTTATAAAAGACAAGACCGCCATTAGACTAAGCGTAGATGAGGGCGACCCTCTTGGTAAGCTTGTGGCAGAGCAAATGGGCGATTTTGTGATTTACAAAAAAGATTTTACGCCAGCTTACAACTTTGCAAGCGTGATAGATGACGAGGATATGGGTATAAATTTGGTTGTTAGAGGCGAGGATCTAAAGGCTTGCACGCTAGCTCAAAGATATCTTGCAAAAAAGCTAAATTTTAGCTTTTATAATGCTAATTTTATTCATCATAAGCTACTTTTAAAAGATGACAAAAAGCTCTCAAAAAGCTCGAAATCACCGCCAATTAATCTAAAAGATAGCCCGCAAATTTATTACAAAATTTTGGTAAATGATCTTGGTTTAGATATAAGATCAGCAGATAAAATCCAAAATCTACTTTATGAGTTTAAGCTAAAAAATATAGCCAAAAAATTTTTGCAAAGTATGAGCTAA
- the mqnF gene encoding aminofutalosine deaminase family hydrolase yields the protein MEILKAKKIITGGENPKILRNSCVVIDDDKILEITSEKEAQKKFKEAKICDFSDSVVAPAFVNTHVHLEFSSNVSTLKYGDFIKWLGSIIDKGSELAKMDAKKAMNEAIKSLLKSGVCTIGEISSFGSELEILAASPLKVVLFSEILGSSEQMVQQNLQNFLAKLEKTKGYKNKNFTPAISLHSPYSVHPKLAKAALEIAKKDDLLVSTHFLESKAEKQWLEHSSGGFKKHLLRFSPDPKPMYDKEGYFEMFREINTLFTHCVYVSDFAKFKPHHSVTHCAVSNRLLGKKALNLKEIFKNNVSLNIGTDGLSSNISLNFWHELRAALFTHTSLDLNELAARLFVAATHGGAKALRTNNGEIKAGRAADLAVYNDLECDDSELILQLILHTNEAKKLYIGGKICKF from the coding sequence GTGGAAATTTTAAAAGCAAAAAAAATAATCACTGGCGGAGAAAATCCAAAAATTTTAAGAAATTCTTGTGTCGTTATTGATGATGATAAAATTTTAGAAATTACAAGCGAAAAAGAGGCGCAAAAGAAATTTAAAGAGGCTAAAATTTGCGACTTTAGTGATAGCGTGGTTGCCCCAGCCTTTGTAAATACGCACGTTCATTTGGAGTTTAGCTCAAACGTTAGCACACTAAAATATGGCGATTTTATAAAGTGGCTTGGCTCTATCATCGATAAAGGGAGCGAGCTAGCCAAAATGGACGCTAAAAAAGCAATGAATGAAGCTATAAAATCACTGCTAAAAAGCGGAGTTTGCACCATTGGCGAGATATCTAGCTTTGGTTCGGAGCTTGAAATTTTAGCCGCTAGTCCGCTAAAAGTCGTGCTTTTTAGTGAAATTTTAGGATCAAGCGAGCAGATGGTTCAGCAAAATTTGCAAAATTTCTTAGCTAAATTAGAAAAAACAAAGGGCTATAAAAATAAAAATTTTACCCCAGCCATCTCACTGCACTCACCCTACTCTGTGCACCCAAAGCTAGCCAAAGCCGCCCTTGAGATAGCCAAAAAGGATGACTTGCTAGTTAGCACGCACTTTTTAGAGAGCAAGGCTGAAAAGCAGTGGCTAGAGCATAGCAGTGGTGGCTTTAAAAAGCATCTTTTAAGATTTAGCCCAGATCCAAAGCCTATGTATGATAAAGAGGGCTATTTTGAGATGTTTCGTGAGATAAATACGCTATTTACGCACTGCGTTTATGTGAGCGATTTTGCTAAATTTAAGCCTCATCACAGCGTGACGCACTGCGCCGTTTCAAATAGGCTACTTGGTAAAAAGGCGCTAAATTTAAAAGAAATTTTCAAAAACAATGTCAGTCTGAACATCGGCACAGACGGCCTTAGCTCAAATATCAGCCTAAATTTTTGGCATGAGCTAAGAGCTGCCCTATTTACCCACACGAGCCTTGATCTAAACGAGCTTGCCGCTAGGCTTTTTGTCGCTGCAACGCATGGTGGAGCAAAAGCGCTTAGAACAAATAACGGCGAAATAAAGGCAGGACGAGCGGCCGATCTTGCCGTCTATAACGACCTAGAGTGCGATGATAGCGAGCTAATACTTCAGCTCATACTTCATACAAATGAGGCTAAAAAACTATATATCGGAGGCAAAATTTGCAAATTTTAA
- a CDS encoding RNA recognition motif domain-containing protein yields MNIYVGNLSYRTTEAELKEAFAQFGEVRRAKIVKDRETDRSKGFGFVEMDDANEGQKAIDALNEKELGGRTLRVNEARPRD; encoded by the coding sequence GTGAATATTTATGTAGGAAATTTGTCGTATAGAACGACAGAGGCAGAATTAAAGGAAGCCTTTGCACAATTTGGTGAAGTAAGGCGAGCAAAAATAGTAAAAGATAGAGAAACTGATCGCTCAAAAGGCTTTGGCTTTGTTGAAATGGACGATGCAAATGAGGGACAAAAAGCTATAGACGCACTAAATGAAAAAGAACTAGGCGGACGTACTTTAAGGGTAAATGAGGCTAGACCAAGGGATTAA
- a CDS encoding 30S ribosomal protein S1: MAVNKSVQLGKAKDEDIEDIDFAAMLEESFKKTEEDSDAKIVSINGDEVLIDVGKKSEGILNVSEITDANGNLTHKVGDTIKVVITGSRNGRPIVSHKKALRKEKVKAFIEAYDPENSGEIDVKVVGKNKGGFITQDANGVEFFLPRTHSGFKNAEGVVGKSYKVRVIKIDKEENSIVVSRKKILDDDRKKRKEALSSIVENDSVIEGTVKKITTYGMFVDVGGVDGLVHYSEISYKGPVNPSSLYKEGDKVLVKVISYDNEKRHLSLSIKAATPDPWEEIINDGLEVGDTIKVTVSNIEPYGAFVDLGNDIEGFLHISEISWDKNIKNPKDHINEGQEIDVEVIEIDAKGHRLRVSLKNLLPKPFDEFKAKHKEGDVVKGVVTTITNFGAFVRVGCVEGLLHNEDASWDRNDKCKDMFKAGDELEVKIIKIDSAEQKVSLSLKDLKQSPVQAFADKFNVGDIVKGTIRDIKDFGVFVELGDNVDALIRKEDLGSVDVSTLKIGDEIEAAIAFIDEKKNRIRLSIRRLAKQKEREVLNEINDNDDKVTLGDIIKEQLL, encoded by the coding sequence ATGGCTGTGAACAAAAGTGTTCAATTAGGAAAAGCAAAAGACGAAGATATCGAAGATATCGATTTTGCTGCGATGTTAGAGGAGTCTTTTAAAAAGACTGAAGAAGATAGTGACGCAAAGATCGTCAGTATCAATGGTGATGAGGTTTTAATTGACGTTGGCAAGAAGTCAGAAGGCATTTTAAATGTTTCTGAGATCACTGACGCAAACGGCAACCTGACGCATAAAGTTGGCGATACGATCAAAGTTGTAATAACTGGATCAAGAAATGGAAGACCTATAGTGTCGCACAAAAAAGCACTTAGAAAAGAGAAAGTTAAAGCTTTCATCGAAGCTTACGATCCTGAAAATTCTGGCGAAATCGACGTAAAAGTAGTTGGAAAAAATAAAGGTGGTTTTATCACTCAAGACGCAAATGGCGTAGAATTTTTCTTACCAAGAACGCACAGCGGATTTAAAAACGCTGAGGGCGTAGTTGGAAAATCATACAAAGTAAGAGTTATAAAAATTGATAAAGAAGAAAATAGCATAGTTGTCTCTAGAAAGAAAATTTTAGATGATGACCGCAAAAAACGTAAAGAAGCTCTATCAAGCATAGTAGAAAATGATAGCGTTATAGAAGGCACAGTTAAAAAAATCACAACTTATGGCATGTTTGTTGATGTTGGCGGAGTCGATGGACTTGTGCATTATAGCGAGATAAGCTATAAGGGCCCAGTAAACCCTAGCTCACTATATAAAGAAGGTGATAAAGTTTTAGTTAAAGTTATCAGTTATGACAACGAAAAACGCCACTTGTCTCTATCTATCAAGGCGGCTACTCCAGATCCTTGGGAAGAGATCATAAACGATGGACTAGAGGTTGGCGACACTATTAAAGTTACAGTTAGCAATATCGAGCCTTACGGCGCATTTGTTGATCTTGGAAATGATATTGAAGGATTTTTACATATATCTGAAATTTCATGGGACAAAAATATCAAAAATCCAAAAGATCACATTAATGAAGGTCAAGAGATCGATGTTGAGGTTATTGAGATAGATGCAAAAGGACATCGTCTAAGAGTGAGCCTTAAAAATTTACTTCCAAAGCCATTTGATGAGTTTAAGGCAAAACACAAAGAGGGCGACGTAGTAAAAGGCGTTGTGACAACTATCACAAATTTTGGTGCATTTGTTAGAGTAGGCTGCGTTGAGGGCTTGTTACACAATGAAGATGCATCTTGGGATAGGAATGACAAGTGCAAAGATATGTTTAAAGCTGGTGACGAGCTTGAAGTAAAGATCATCAAAATCGATAGTGCTGAACAAAAAGTTTCACTTAGCCTAAAAGATCTAAAACAAAGTCCAGTTCAAGCATTTGCTGATAAATTTAATGTAGGTGATATCGTAAAAGGAACAATTCGCGACATTAAAGACTTTGGCGTATTTGTAGAGCTTGGTGATAACGTTGATGCGCTGATCCGCAAAGAAGATCTAGGTAGTGTAGATGTTAGCACACTTAAGATCGGCGATGAGATCGAAGCAGCTATCGCATTTATCGATGAGAAGAAAAATAGAATACGCCTAAGTATACGCCGTTTAGCAAAACAAAAAGAGCGTGAAGTGTTAAATGAGATCAATGATAATGATGATAAAGTAACACTCGGCGATATTATAAAAGAACAATTACTTTAG
- the sppA gene encoding signal peptide peptidase SppA yields the protein MQILRLIFRGFLGIFKFINNYFKALIFLLILFFVFAPDGKMKEPNLARIDITGTIMDTSEILEALEKARLDNNIKGVLLYIDSPGGALSPSVELAMAVKRLKESKKVLAYAAGNMASGSYYAGVNADTIVANPGAFIGSIGIIMQGANIENLAKNLGVSEQVVKAGEFKEAGTFMRSWSKQERESLQGLVNDAYMLFVSDVAEARNLDIKKKDEWANARVFLAHNALKMGLIDSLGSYIDAQNELVKMSLVDEPVWQEKPQIEKIMEKFTKQGINSLFNAFFETKLK from the coding sequence TTGCAAATTTTAAGGCTTATTTTTAGAGGATTTTTGGGAATTTTTAAATTTATCAACAACTACTTTAAGGCGCTCATATTTTTACTCATCTTATTTTTCGTATTTGCGCCAGATGGTAAGATGAAAGAGCCAAATTTAGCCCGCATAGACATCACCGGCACGATAATGGATACTAGTGAAATTTTAGAAGCGCTAGAAAAAGCAAGGCTTGATAACAACATCAAAGGCGTGCTGCTCTACATCGACAGCCCAGGCGGCGCGCTAAGTCCTAGCGTGGAGCTAGCTATGGCGGTCAAGCGACTAAAAGAGAGCAAAAAAGTACTCGCATACGCAGCTGGCAACATGGCAAGTGGCAGCTACTACGCTGGCGTAAATGCCGACACTATCGTCGCAAACCCAGGCGCTTTCATCGGCTCGATCGGCATCATCATGCAAGGGGCAAACATCGAAAATTTAGCCAAAAACTTAGGCGTGAGCGAGCAGGTGGTGAAGGCTGGCGAGTTTAAAGAGGCTGGAACCTTTATGAGGAGCTGGAGCAAGCAAGAGCGTGAGAGCTTACAAGGGCTCGTAAATGACGCTTATATGCTCTTTGTAAGTGACGTGGCAGAGGCTAGAAATTTAGATATCAAGAAAAAAGACGAGTGGGCAAACGCAAGGGTCTTTTTGGCACACAATGCCCTAAAAATGGGGCTAATTGACAGCCTTGGCAGCTACATAGACGCTCAAAACGAGCTAGTAAAAATGAGCCTCGTAGATGAGCCAGTTTGGCAAGAAAAACCGCAGATCGAAAAGATAATGGAGAAATTTACAAAGCAAGGCATAAACTCGCTTTTTAACGCATTTTTCGAGACAAAGCTTAAATAA
- a CDS encoding 4-hydroxy-3-methylbut-2-enyl diphosphate reductase yields MKIELASSYGFCFGVKRAIKIAENAGDAATIGPLIHNNEEINRLEKNYNVKTLEGIDELKDEKKAIIRTHGITKNDLAELKKTDIKVIDATCPFVTKPQQICEKMSEEGYDVVIFGDMHHPEVKGVKSYAKGNVYVVLEESELEGIKFKQKVALVSQTTRKVEKFMQIANYLMLHVKELRVFNTICNATFENQEAAKNLAKRADVMIIIGGKNSSNTKQLYLISKNFCEDSYLIESEEELEGSWFDGKNLCGISAGASTPDWIIQKVVDRIKKV; encoded by the coding sequence TTGAAGATCGAGCTTGCTAGTAGTTATGGCTTTTGCTTTGGCGTAAAAAGGGCGATAAAGATAGCCGAAAATGCTGGAGATGCCGCAACTATCGGCCCACTCATCCATAACAACGAAGAGATAAATAGGCTTGAGAAAAACTACAATGTAAAGACGCTTGAGGGCATAGATGAGCTAAAAGATGAGAAAAAGGCGATTATCCGCACTCACGGCATCACTAAAAATGATCTTGCAGAGCTAAAAAAGACCGATATAAAAGTAATCGATGCAACTTGCCCATTTGTGACAAAGCCACAACAAATTTGCGAAAAAATGAGCGAAGAGGGCTATGATGTGGTGATCTTTGGCGATATGCATCACCCAGAGGTAAAAGGGGTGAAGTCGTATGCCAAGGGTAATGTCTATGTTGTGCTTGAAGAGAGCGAGCTAGAGGGCATTAAATTTAAGCAAAAGGTCGCGCTTGTTAGCCAAACTACTAGAAAAGTTGAGAAATTTATGCAGATCGCAAACTATCTCATGCTTCATGTAAAAGAGCTGCGCGTTTTTAACACAATCTGCAATGCGACATTTGAAAACCAAGAGGCTGCTAAAAATTTAGCAAAAAGAGCTGACGTGATGATAATTATTGGCGGTAAAAACAGCTCAAACACAAAACAACTCTACCTAATATCTAAAAATTTCTGCGAAGATAGCTATCTCATTGAAAGCGAAGAAGAGCTTGAGGGATCATGGTTTGATGGCAAAAATTTGTGTGGCATAAGTGCGGGTGCAAGTACGCCTGACTGGATCATACAAAAAGTAGTTGACAGAATCAAAAAAGTATAA
- the efp gene encoding elongation factor P, with product MASYSMGDLKKGLKIEIDGVPYKIVEYQHVKPGKGAAFVRAKIKSFIDGKVLEKTFHAGDKCEQPHLEEKEMQYLYDDGEYCQFMDTVTYEQVAISDEDVGDVKKWMIDGMMVEILFHNGNAIGVEVPQVVELKIVETPPNFKGDTQGGKKPATLESGAVVQIPFHVLEGEVIRVDTVRGEYIERANK from the coding sequence ATGGCTTCATATTCAATGGGCGATCTAAAAAAAGGGCTAAAGATCGAGATCGATGGCGTTCCTTATAAAATCGTAGAATATCAACACGTTAAACCGGGCAAAGGTGCAGCTTTTGTTCGTGCAAAAATCAAATCTTTTATCGATGGAAAAGTGCTTGAAAAGACTTTTCATGCAGGCGATAAATGCGAGCAACCACATCTTGAAGAAAAAGAGATGCAGTATCTTTATGATGATGGTGAGTATTGTCAGTTTATGGATACGGTTACTTATGAACAAGTTGCTATCAGCGATGAGGATGTGGGTGATGTTAAAAAATGGATGATCGATGGCATGATGGTTGAAATTTTATTTCACAATGGCAATGCGATCGGCGTTGAAGTGCCACAAGTAGTTGAGCTAAAGATAGTTGAGACCCCACCAAATTTCAAGGGTGATACGCAAGGTGGTAAAAAGCCAGCTACTCTTGAGAGTGGTGCGGTAGTTCAGATACCATTTCACGTACTTGAGGGCGAGGTTATCCGTGTGGATACTGTTCGCGGCGAGTATATCGAGCGTGCGAATAAATAA
- a CDS encoding SelT/SelW/SelH family (seleno)protein: protein MQVKIIYCNSUNYRPVASRVEDEIKANFSDARVEKVIGDGGNFIVEVDGDVIFSKKDRIGNDEARFPHGEEITTLINKYLKAKSA from the coding sequence ATGCAAGTAAAAATTATTTACTGCAACTCTTGAAACTATCGTCCGGTAGCTTCTCGTGTAGAAGATGAAATAAAAGCGAACTTTAGTGATGCAAGAGTCGAAAAGGTTATAGGTGATGGTGGAAATTTCATCGTCGAGGTTGATGGAGATGTTATATTTTCTAAGAAAGATCGCATCGGAAATGATGAAGCGAGATTTCCTCACGGTGAAGAGATCACAACTCTTATAAACAAATATCTCAAAGCAAAGTCGGCTTAA
- a CDS encoding DJ-1 family glyoxalase III: MKKVAVILAEGFEEIEALTSVDVLRRAGAIASIVGLNDVNIKGCHNICVKADVTLREMKELDYDAIVLPGGLPGASNLANDTRLKAILQNFDKSNKLICAICAAPMVLESAGVLKDHFVCYPGFEENVRSDKKGYDNGKSVLRDQNIITAKGPAFSMEFALFIVKNLLGDEAYLQVKNDLLYK, from the coding sequence ATGAAAAAAGTTGCTGTGATTTTAGCTGAAGGATTTGAGGAGATAGAAGCACTAACTTCTGTTGATGTTTTACGTAGAGCTGGAGCGATAGCTTCTATTGTTGGGCTAAATGACGTAAACATCAAAGGATGTCACAATATATGCGTAAAAGCTGATGTGACACTTCGCGAGATGAAAGAGCTAGACTATGATGCGATCGTCCTTCCTGGTGGACTTCCAGGAGCTAGCAATCTAGCAAACGATACAAGACTCAAAGCAATTTTGCAAAATTTTGATAAAAGCAATAAGCTCATTTGTGCCATTTGTGCTGCTCCTATGGTGCTTGAGAGTGCTGGTGTGCTAAAAGATCATTTTGTTTGTTATCCAGGATTCGAAGAAAATGTAAGAAGTGATAAAAAGGGCTATGATAACGGCAAGAGTGTATTGAGGGATCAAAATATTATTACAGCAAAAGGTCCTGCTTTTTCAATGGAATTTGCACTTTTTATAGTTAAAAATTTACTTGGCGATGAAGCCTATCTTCAAGTAAAGAATGATTTACTTTATAAATAG
- a CDS encoding M24 family metallopeptidase yields the protein MNFILKDENAVFYECGYSCDNEFLLCLDGVKYFFTDARYYFEAKSCVNAGVVVLLAQRNLISEVRAFLRKMKPSSLVFNPDELSLSEFNALSKGFKINFKPKANFSRLKRICKSEDEIKILKKASEFGAKCFDEFAKFVRENGEGMSEKELHFNASLIFRQKNELGLSFDPIVAINENAAKAHALPGDKILKKGDLLLLDAGVKFKRYCSDRTRTACFDENFNFSKEQKFKNAKMQEIYEIVKEAQAAAIKITRAGVRACEIDLAARSVIAKAGYEKVFFHSTGHGVGVDIHELPVISARSETLIKEGMVFSVEPGIYLENEFGVRIEDVVVAREGGCEIL from the coding sequence ATGAATTTCATCTTAAAGGACGAAAACGCCGTATTTTACGAGTGCGGCTACAGCTGCGACAATGAGTTTTTGCTATGCCTTGATGGTGTGAAATACTTTTTCACGGACGCGAGGTATTATTTTGAGGCAAAAAGCTGCGTAAATGCAGGCGTGGTCGTTCTTTTAGCGCAGAGAAATTTAATAAGCGAGGTCAGGGCATTTTTAAGAAAGATGAAGCCAAGTAGCCTCGTTTTTAACCCAGATGAGCTAAGCCTAAGTGAGTTTAATGCGCTTAGCAAGGGTTTTAAGATAAATTTCAAACCAAAGGCAAATTTCTCTAGGTTAAAGAGAATTTGCAAGAGCGAAGATGAGATAAAAATTTTAAAAAAGGCTAGCGAATTTGGGGCAAAATGCTTTGATGAATTTGCTAAATTTGTGCGTGAAAATGGCGAAGGGATGAGCGAAAAAGAGCTTCATTTTAACGCCTCGCTCATCTTTAGGCAAAAAAACGAGCTAGGTCTTAGCTTTGATCCTATCGTGGCGATAAACGAAAATGCCGCAAAGGCGCATGCGCTGCCTGGGGATAAAATTTTAAAAAAGGGCGACTTGCTGCTACTTGATGCTGGGGTTAAATTTAAGCGTTACTGCTCTGATCGCACCAGAACTGCTTGCTTTGATGAAAATTTTAACTTCTCAAAGGAGCAAAAATTTAAAAACGCCAAGATGCAAGAAATTTACGAGATCGTAAAAGAGGCTCAGGCTGCTGCGATAAAGATCACTAGAGCTGGCGTTAGGGCGTGCGAGATAGACCTTGCAGCAAGAAGCGTGATAGCAAAGGCTGGATATGAAAAGGTCTTTTTTCACTCGACAGGACACGGCGTGGGCGTCGATATACACGAGCTTCCAGTCATCTCAGCAAGGAGCGAAACGCTCATAAAAGAGGGCATGGTCTTTAGCGTGGAGCCTGGAATTTATCTAGAAAATGAATTTGGGGTGCGCATCGAGGACGTCGTGGTCGCAAGAGAAGGTGGGTGCGAGATTTTATGA
- the serA gene encoding phosphoglycerate dehydrogenase produces MMKTIIVCDAIHPVGFELLKKEQDINVIDAVNTPKDELLKILGEADVAITRSSTEVNEAFLNAGKKLKAIVRAGVGVDNVDIEGCSRRGIIAMNVPTANTIAAVELTMAHMLASARSLEYAHNDLKLDRIWKREKWYGVELFKKKLGVIGFGNIGSRVAVRAKAFGMEIIAYDPYIDPSKVIDMGGTYTKNFDDILACDFITIHTPKTKETTNMIGAKEIAKMKDGVRLINCARGGLYNEEALYEGLKSGKIAFAGIDVFTREPATDHPLLDLNNVSVTPHLGANTLESQRNIAVEAVEQAILAARGISYPNALNLPIKTEDLPPFVEPYIDLTSKMAFLAAQINKSVIKAIRIETHGQISEYANSMLTFAIVGALKESLGDAINYVNAKFLCDEKGIVTETSLGGDSIFKNKITVRLTTENGIVTVGGTVFGENQQRIVTINGFKTDFKPKGKMIIFKNHDVPGVIAQISKILADEKINIADFRLGRDDHNMALAVILVDEHIKAETLERLNALEACVWAQYAVI; encoded by the coding sequence ATTATGAAAACTATCATTGTTTGCGATGCGATACATCCAGTAGGTTTTGAACTTTTAAAAAAAGAGCAAGATATAAATGTAATAGACGCAGTTAATACTCCCAAAGATGAACTTTTAAAAATTTTAGGCGAGGCTGATGTTGCTATAACAAGAAGCTCAACTGAAGTAAACGAGGCCTTTTTAAACGCTGGTAAAAAACTAAAAGCTATTGTTAGAGCTGGTGTTGGTGTAGATAATGTCGATATAGAAGGATGCTCAAGGCGTGGCATAATAGCTATGAACGTTCCAACTGCAAACACTATTGCTGCAGTTGAGCTAACAATGGCTCATATGCTAGCTTCAGCTAGATCCCTTGAATACGCTCATAATGATCTAAAGCTAGATAGAATCTGGAAGCGTGAGAAATGGTATGGGGTTGAGCTTTTTAAGAAAAAGCTTGGTGTGATCGGCTTTGGAAATATTGGCTCGAGAGTAGCTGTTCGTGCAAAAGCTTTTGGTATGGAGATCATCGCTTATGATCCATATATTGACCCATCTAAAGTTATCGATATGGGCGGTACTTACACTAAAAATTTTGATGATATTTTAGCATGTGATTTTATCACGATCCATACGCCAAAGACTAAAGAAACAACCAATATGATCGGCGCCAAAGAGATCGCAAAAATGAAAGATGGCGTAAGACTTATAAACTGCGCTAGAGGCGGTCTTTATAACGAAGAAGCGCTTTATGAAGGACTAAAAAGTGGCAAAATAGCATTTGCTGGTATTGATGTTTTTACAAGAGAGCCAGCAACTGATCATCCACTTCTTGATCTAAACAATGTAAGTGTAACTCCACATCTTGGAGCAAATACGCTTGAATCACAGCGAAATATCGCAGTTGAGGCAGTCGAACAAGCTATTTTAGCAGCTCGTGGTATAAGCTATCCAAATGCGTTAAATTTACCTATAAAAACAGAAGATCTACCACCATTTGTTGAGCCTTATATCGATCTTACAAGCAAGATGGCATTTCTTGCTGCACAGATAAATAAAAGCGTTATTAAGGCTATTCGTATCGAGACTCACGGTCAAATTAGCGAATATGCAAATTCAATGCTAACATTTGCCATAGTTGGTGCATTAAAAGAGAGTCTTGGTGATGCGATAAATTATGTAAATGCTAAATTTTTATGCGATGAAAAAGGTATAGTGACTGAAACTAGCCTTGGCGGAGATAGTATTTTTAAAAATAAAATTACCGTTCGCTTAACTACCGAAAATGGTATTGTAACTGTTGGCGGAACGGTATTTGGTGAAAATCAGCAACGCATCGTAACGATAAATGGCTTTAAGACCGACTTTAAGCCAAAAGGTAAGATGATCATCTTTAAAAACCATGACGTGCCAGGCGTTATCGCTCAGATTAGTAAAATTTTAGCTGATGAAAAGATTAATATCGCAGACTTCCGCCTTGGTAGAGATGATCACAATATGGCACTTGCTGTCATTTTGGTTGATGAACATATAAAAGCAGAAACGTTAGAGAGACTAAACGCACTTGAAGCTTGCGTTTGGGCTCAATACGCAGTTATATAA
- the aroQ gene encoding type II 3-dehydroquinate dehydratase: protein MDKKLKIMVIQGPNINMLGAREPGIYGVMKMEDIHSQMKIVADQNDVEIEFFQSNLEGELVDKIQECLGDADGIIINPAAYTHTSIAIRDALSAVALPVIEVHISNVYRREEFRHKSLIAPVAAGQIVGFGPVGYHLAMIGMLQIFEQIKAVRANQKAQ, encoded by the coding sequence ATGGATAAGAAGCTAAAAATAATGGTTATCCAAGGCCCAAATATCAATATGCTTGGCGCTAGAGAGCCAGGAATTTATGGCGTTATGAAGATGGAGGATATCCACTCTCAAATGAAGATCGTTGCCGATCAAAATGACGTTGAAATCGAGTTTTTTCAAAGCAACCTTGAGGGCGAGCTAGTCGATAAGATCCAAGAGTGCTTGGGCGATGCTGACGGCATCATCATAAACCCAGCCGCTTACACTCACACCTCTATCGCTATCCGTGACGCGCTAAGTGCGGTTGCGCTGCCAGTTATCGAGGTGCATATCAGCAACGTTTATAGAAGAGAAGAGTTTCGCCACAAAAGCCTCATCGCACCAGTTGCAGCAGGTCAGATCGTGGGCTTTGGACCAGTTGGTTATCATTTGGCGATGATAGGCATGCTTCAAATTTTTGAGCAAATCAAAGCAGTAAGAGCAAATCAAAAAGCACAATGA